The DNA window ATCCCCCAGCTGCATCTTGGTCACCGGGATGCCGTCGGCCCGCCATGCCGACAGGCTGGCGGTCTTGACCGCCAGGCCGCCGCTGTCGTTGGCGTTGGTCGGCAGCAGACCCACCGGGAAGGCGACCGGGTAGGCCGACGAGCTGTCCGGGATCCGGTCGCGCGGCGAGTAGACGTAGACACCGCGCGCCTGACTTCGATCGTTCAGCGGCCCAAGGCAAACCGTGCCGGTGAGCCGGTCGCGCGGCGCCGAGAGCGGCGCGGGGATGTCCCGGACGCTGGCCTTCGCGCTGTCGCAGCTGCCCAGGCCCGCGGTCTCCATCGGATGGGCCAGCGCGCCGTAGAGCCCGAAGCGGATGTCCTCGGGTTTGGCGTGCGGATCCTTGGCCGAGGTTGGGCTCGCATCGACGTCGACCAGCACAAAGTCGCCGTCCCAGCGCAGATTCGACACCGACATGTTCCAGCCAAGCAAGGCCAGCGACTCGCCGAGCCGCGCGCCCTGGGCGCCGTAGGGACGCACGGGTTGGTTCGGGGACGAGCAGCCGGCCAGGCACAGCGCCACACAGGCTGCTATCGCAAGGAATGTGCGCATAGTTCAGCGGCTCGCGGCCGGGCCGGGACTCCCCTGCCACACCGACCACATCCGGCACGGCAGCCCCTGGCCGAAGGGAGGGACGAATTGCCCGCCTTTCAGCGACAACTCGGGCGCCCCCGCGCTGCGACGTTCTTGTCGCTGAGAGGCGGGCACGACGAACATCGCCCGCACCAGGGATTCCTGCGGCCGATGTGACAACGGGTGCATACGAGGACTCGCCGGCAACTAGCTCAGCCCCAGATCGGCGAGACCGAGCACACTCCGGTACGGCAGCCCCTCGGCCTCGATGGCCTCGGCGGCGCCGGTGGCGCGGTCCACCACGGTGGCCACCCCCACCACTTCGCCGCCGGCCCCCTGGACGGCGCGCACCGCGGTCAGCGCCGAATTGCCGGTGGTACTGGTGTCCTCGACGACCAGCACCCGCTTGCCGGAGACCTCTGATCCTTCGATAAGACGTTGCAGCCCATGGGTTTTCGCCGACTTACGCACGACGAAGGCGTCGATGGGGCGGCCCGGCGCGTGCATGACGGCGGTGGCCACCGGGTCAGCGCCCAGCGTCAGGCCGCCGACCACGTCGTAGTCCCAGTCGCTGGTCAGTTCCCGCATCAGCGTGCCGATCAGCGCCGAGGCGCGGTGGTGCAGGGTGGCCCGGCGCAGGTCGACGTAGTAGTCGGCCTCCTTGCCCGAGGACAGCGTGACCCGCCCGTGCACCACCGACAGCCGCCGCACCAGCTCCGCCAGCTCTTCGAGGTCAGGTCCGGCCACGGCCGCTCCCGATTCGTTTGGTGACCGCTCGCATCAGGGTCCGCGGCATCAGGCGCTCGGCGGCGATGATCGCCTTGTACTGCAGGCCCGGAATGCTGATCACCTTGCCGCGGGCGACATCGGCCAGGCTCTGGTTGACGACGTCGTCGACCTCGAGCCACATGAACGACGGCGACTTGGCCATGTCGATCCCGGCGCGGTCGTGAAATTCGGTGTGCACGTAGCCCGGGCACACCGCGTGCACGGAAACCCCGGTGCCCTGCAGGCCGACGGCCAGGCCCTCGCTGAACGAGATCACCCAGGCCTTGGACGCCGAATAGGTCGACCCGCGCCCGGGCACCAGCCCTGCGACGCTGGCGATGTTGATGACGGTGCCCCTGCCGGCCTCGAGCATGGCCGGCAGGGCCGCCCGGGTCAGGTGCATGACCGCGGTGACGTTGACGTCGAGCTGGGACTGCAGCAGCGCGGGGTCGGCGGACCAGAAGTCGCCGGAGGTGCCGAAGCCGGCGTTGTTCACCAGGACGCGCACACCCCCGGCGGCGAGCCGGTTGCAGACCCGCTGGCGGCCGGCGGGATCGGCCAGGTCGGCGGGCAGGATCTCGACGGCACCGGCGTGTTCCTGCAACTCGGCCGACAGCCGGGTCAGGCGGTCGACGTCGCGGGCGACCAGTACCAGGTCGTAGCCGTCGCTGGCATAGCGTCGCGCGAATCCGGCGCCGATTCCCGACGTGGGCCCGGTGATCAGGGCGACGGGGCGAGGCATGAGCGACATCTTAATGACGGCGGCTGCACCGGGTCCTGCGCTACCCGGCGCCGCCGTCAGAGCTGATAGTTGCTGGCCTGGTGGCCGTTGCGCCCCGAGGGCGGTGGACGACGGATGGTCTCCGGGCGCCCTTCGGGTGGCGGCTGCTCCCGGCGCAGCGGCTCGGCGGCGCGGCGACCCGGCTGAAGATCGGGGCCCATCAGCCCCGCCACATCCTGCTGCGGGCGTCGAGGCGGCAGCTCGGCTCGGCCCGCGGGCGCCAAGGGCCGGCTGGGCGAGGCGTTGCGCGGTCCCGACGGCGCCCCGGTTTCCTGCGGGGCCTCGTCGGGCAGCGGCGGCAGCACCCGCAACAGGTCGTTGAACTGACGTACGGTGCGCAGACCCTCGTCCCACTGGGTGCGGGTGCTGGTAATCGGCATGGCGACCAGCGTCCAGTTCTGCTCGTTCCACATGATCTCGGCGCTGTCCGGTGCGGTGTGCGCGAAGGTGACCATGCGGCGGTCGCAGGCCCGGCGGGCGGCGTCCAGATTGGTGGAGTAGACCATCCGCGGCCCGATCGCGCCCAACAGCCAAATGTCGCTCTCCCGTGGCTCTTTGAGTCCCTTGAGTCGCAGGTCCACCACGACGTTGGTGCCCACCTTGCGGTGCAGTGCGATAACCGTCGCGACCTCTTCGAGGTCGAAGATGTAGACGGCCTCGCCACGGATCTGACCCAGCACCACGTTCTGGGCGGTGACATCGCCCACCGTCGACATCACACCGCGCTTCCAGCGCTTGAGGATGTCGGTCGATTCACGCTCGTAGTCGAAGCCGTGCGATCGCGCCCACGACTTGCGGCGCCTGCTGCGCCCGCGCCGCCGATCGATGTCGACGTACAGCAACACCCCCGCGCCGACAAAGCACAGCGCGGAGAGCGTGAACCAGAGGGGGACCATCCAAAACAGGGTATCTGCTATTGGCCCGGAACACAGAAGGCGACCAGGTCACAACCCAATCACAGCTGGCTGGCCCAGGATCGGCGAGCCGGCGTCCGGGGCTGACGTGCCGAACGTGCGCTCAGTGCGAAGAAATCGCTCGGTTTCCACCGTGAGTGCACGTTCGGCGCCGGCGATCGTGCTAGCCCGATGGTGACGACCCGCTTCGCCCGGCTACGCCGCGCTCGCGATCGTGCTAGCCCGACGGTGACGACCCGCTTCGCCCGGCTACGCCGCGCTCGCGATCGTGCTAGCCCGATGGTGACGACCCGCTTCGCCCGGCTACGCCGCGCTCGCGATCGTGCTAGCCCGATGGTGACGACCCGCTTCGCCCGGCTACGCCGCGCTCGCGATCGTCACTAGCCCAGGATCAGCGAGTCGCCGTCGGGGCTGACGTTCACCGGGACGGTGTCGCCGTCGTGCACGTCGCCGGCCAGCAACAGCTTCGCCAGCTGGTCGCCGATGGCCTGCTGCACGAGGCGGCGCAGCGGCCGGGCGCCGTAGACCGGGTCGAACCCGCGCTGCGCCAGCCACTGCTTGGCCGGCAGCGACACCTCCAAGATGAGGCGACGCTGTGCCAGCCGCTTCTGCAGCTGGGCCAGCTGGATGTCGACGATCGATACCAGCTCGCCGGGCTCGAGGCCGTGGAAGATGATCACGTCGTCGAGCCGGTTGATGAACTCGGGCTTGAATGCCGAGCGCACCGCGGCCATCACCTGCTCCTCGCTGCCACCCGACCCCAGGTTGGACGTCAGGATCAGGATGGTGTTGCGGAAGTCGACCGTGCGGCCCTGCCCGTCGGTGAGCCGGCCCTCGTCGAGCACCTGCAGCAGCACGTCGAACACGTCCGGGTGCGCCTTCTCGATCTCGTCGAACAGGATCACCGTGTAGGGACGCCGCCGGACCGCCTCGGTCAGCTGGCCGCCCTGGTCGTAGCCGATGTACCCGGGCGGGGCGCCGACGAGGCGTGCCACCGAGTGCTTCTCGCCGTATTCGCTCATGTCGATGCGGACCATCGCGCGTTCGTCGTCGAACAGGAACTCCGCCAGCGCCTTTGCCAGCTCGGTCTTACCGACACCGGTCGGGCCCAGGAACATGAACGACCCTGTCGGCCGGTTCGGGTCGGCAACACCGGCCCGGGAACGGCGCACCGCATCGGACACCGCGGTCACCGCCCTCTTCTGGCCGATGACGCGCTTGCCCAGCTCGTCCTCCATGCGCAGCAGCTTGGCGGTTTCGCCCTCGAGCATGCGCCCGGCGGGGATCCCCGTCCAGGCTGACACCACGTCGGCGATGTCGTCGGGACCAACCTCCTCCTTGAGCATCACGTTGTCGCGGGCCTCGGCGTGCGGCAGGGCGGCGTCGAGCTTCTTCTCGACCTCGGGGATGCGCCCGTAGCGCAGCTCGGCGGCCTTGGCCAGGTCGCCGTCGCGCTCGGCGCGCTCGGACTCGCCGCGCAGCGTGTCCAGCTGCTCCTTGAGTTCACGGACGACGTCGATCGCGCTCTTCTCGTTCTGCCACCTCGTGGTGAGCTCGGCCAGCTTCTCCTTCTGGTCGGCCAGCTCGGAGCGCAGCTTCTCCAGCCGCTCCTTGGACGCCTCGTCCTCCTCCTTGGCCAGCGCCATCTCCTCGATCTCGAGGCGGCGCACCAGGCGCTCGACCTCGTCGATCTCGACGGGCCGCGAGTCGATCTCCATCTTCAGGCGCGACGCGGCCTCGTCGACCAGGTCGATGGCCTTGTCCGGCAGGAAGCGGGCGGTGATGTAGCGGTCGGACAGCGTCGCCGCGGCGACCAGCGCCGAGTCGGTGATGCGCACACCGTGGTGCACCTCGTAGCGGTCCTTGAGCCCGCGCAGGATGCCGACGGTGTCCTCCACCGACGGCTCTCCGACCAGCACCTGCTGGAAGCGCCGCTCCAGCGCGGCGTCCTTCTCGATGTACTTGCGGTATTCGTCGAGCGTGGTCGCGCCGACCAGCCGCAGCTCGCCACGGGCCAGCATCGGTTTGATCATGTTGCCGGCGTCCATGGCGCCCTCGCCGGTCGCGCCGGCGCCGACGATGGTGTGCAGCTCGTCGATGAACGTGATGATCTGCCCGGCGGAGTTCTTGATGTCGTCGAGGACGGCCTTGAGCCGCTCCTCGAACTCGCCGCGGTACTTGGCGCCGGCCACCATCGAGCCCATGTCCAGGCTGATGACGGTCTTGTCGCGCAGGCTCTCGGGCACGTCGCCGGCGACGATGCGCTGGGCCAGGCCCTCCACGATCGCGGTCTTGCCGACGCCGGGCTCACCGATGAGCACCGGGTTGTTCTTGGTGCGGCGCGACAGCACCTGCACGACGCGGCGGATCTCGTTGTCCCTGCCGATGACCGGGTCGAGTTTGCCTTCGCGGGCGCGTGCCGTCAGGTCGGTGGAGTACTTCTCCAGCGCCTGATAGGTGGCCTCGGGCTCGGGGCTGGTGACTCGGGCGCTGCCGCGGACCTTGACGAAGCCGTCCCGCAGGGCCTGCGGCGACGCGCCGTGGCCGGTCAGCAGCTTGGCCACGTCGGAATCCCCGGTGGCCAGGCCGACCAGCAGGTGCTCGGTCGAGACGTACTCGTCGTCCATCTCGGTGGCCAGTTGCTGTGCGGTGGTGATGGCGGCCAGCGATTCGCGCGACAGCTGGGGCTGCGAGCTGGCGCCGCTGGTCTGGGGCAGCCTTTCCACCAGGCGCTCCGCCTCGGTGCGAATGGTCGCGGGCTGGACGCCGACAGCCTCCAACAGCGGCCCCGCGATCCCGTCCGCCTGGGTCAGCAGGGCCATCAGCAGGTGCGCGGGCCGGATTTCGGGGTTGCCGGCGGCCGACGCCGCCTGCAGCGCCGAGGTCAGCGCCGCCTGGGTTTTGGTGGTCGGGTTGAAAGCGTCCACGACGACCTCCGTTCGGTTCCAAAGGTTGGGAAAAATGCTCGTCCGGTAGTTCAACGCCGTCAAGGTTGAGTCTGTTCCGCTCAACCCTATCGAGTTTTGGGCGATCCGGCGTACGGGGTACCCCCCTATCGATGACGCAGACGACGCAGTACCCCAACCAGGCCGGCGCCGACCTCTCCAAGCCCCGGCGCCGCGTTCCCCGGATCCTCTGGCTCGCCGCCGTGGCCGCCGGACTCGCGCTTGCGGGCCTGGTTGCCGTCGGGTCGCACACGGACCTCGGCGGCGACGATCCCTCGACGGTTCCGGAGTCCGGCACGTTGCAGGTCAGCGGGACCGGTGCGACCAAGACGCTTCTTTGTCACGACGGCTATCTGTCGGTGAGTGGGAAGCAGAACACCATCACCCTGACCGGGCACTGCACCAGCGTCAGCGTCTCTGGCAGCGGCAATCACGTCGCGGTCGACAGCACCGATGCGGTGAGCGCGTCCGGGACCGGCAACGTCGTTCTCTATCACTGGGGTTCACCCAAGATCGCGAACGCCGGGACGGCCAACATCGTCCGGCAAGGCTGATTCGCCGGCTGCCGAGCCTAGAATCGGGGCCCGTGAGCCTGGAGGACGTCGAAGCGCTGCGGGTGCTGCGCGCTGCCTTCGCACCCGACGGCTCGGGCCCGGTCGATTCCGGGGAACTCGTCCATCGCTTCTACACCCAGTGGTTCGCCCTCGACGGCTCCGTGCGCGACCTGTTCCCGCCCGAAATGAGCGCCCAGCGGATCGCTTTCGGCCACGCGTTGCACTGGGTGTACGGCGAGCTGGTCGCGCGGCGCGCCCGGGAGCCGGTGGCTTTCCTGGCCCAACTCGGCCGCGATCATCGCAAATACGGTGTGCTGCCGCACCATTACGAGACGCTGCGGAGAGCGTTGTTCACAACGCTGCGTGCCCACTTGGGTGCGGCCTGGACGGGTGCGGTCGACGAGGCGGCCCGGGAGTCGCTGAACCTGATCACCGGGGTGATGAGCGGCGCCGCGGACGCCGACGAGGGACCCGCCTGGTGGGACGGCACCGTCATCGAGCACATGCGGGTGTCCCGGGATCTGGCGGTGGTGCGGCTGCAGCTCGATCAGCCGATGGACTACCACGCCGGCCAGTACGTCAACGTCCATGTGCCCCAATGCCCGCGCCGCTGGCGGTATTTGAGTCCGGCCATCCCGGCCGACCCGGGCGGCGGGATCGAGTTTCACGTCCGGTTGGTCCCCGGCGGCTTGGTCAGCACCGCAATCGTCAACGAAACCCGCATCGGCGACCGGTGGCGGCTGTCCAGCCCGCATGGCGGCCTACGGGTCGACCGGGACGGCGGCGACGTGCTGATGGTCGTCGGCAGCACGGGTCTGGCACCGCTGCGGGCGCTGATCATGGACCTGTGCCGGTACGCGGTCAACCCGCGGATCCATCTTTTCTTCGGCGCCCGGTACCGCTGCGAACTCTACGACCTGCCGACGCTGTGGCAGATCGCCTCGCACAATCCGTGGTTGTCGGTATCGCCGGTCTCGGAATACAACGCCGACCCGTCGTGGGCCGTCGACTATCCCGACGTGACGCCACCGCGAGGCCTGCACGTGCACCAGATCGGCCGGCTGCCCGAGGTGGTGACCAAGTACGGCGGGTGGGGCGACCGGCAGATCCTGGTCTGCGGCGGGCCGGCGATGGTCGAGGCCACCAAGGCCGCCCTGATCGCCAAAGGGACTCCGCCCGAACGCATTCAGCATGACCCGCTATGGAGGTAACCATGCACGTCGTCACCCTGCGCGATCCTTCATCGCCGGTGGTCGCGCAGTTCGTCCCCGAGGCGGGGATGATCGGCACGTCGCTGCGCGACGCCGGTGTCGAGTTGCTGGGCCAGCGCCGCGGCCTGGACGCCTATATCTCGGATGGCAAGACGATGGGGATCCCGATTCTGTATCCCTGGGCAAATCGGTTGGGCGGGAACACCTATACCGCGCGGGACGTCACGGTGACCCTGACGCCGGGAGAAAACGGGGTGCGCGCCGACCCCAACGGGCTGCCCATCCACGGTGTCCTGGCCGCCTACCCGGGATGGCGGACGACAGCCGAGACCGCCCACGAGTTGACCGCTGACCTGGATTTCGGTGCGGATCCCCGATTACTGGCCAGCTTCCCGTACCCGCATCTGCTGACGCTGGCGGTGCGGCTGGCCGACCGGACGCTGACGGTGCGGACGACGGTCATCGCGACCGGTGACCGCGTGGTGCCGCTGTGCTTCGGGTTTCATCCCTACCTGCAGCTGCCCGACGTGCCGCGGTCCGAGTGGATCATCGAGACGCCGCCGTTGCGGCATCTGGGCCTCGACGGCAGCGGGCTGCCGACCGGCGACTCCGAGCCGGAGCCGGCGCGGCGAGAGGCGCTGGGCGACAAGTCTTTCGACGATGCCTACGACGAGGTGGCCGAAGGCGCGGTGTTCGCGGTGTCCGGCGGCGGACGCCGCATCGAGGTGCATTTCGAGTACGGCTATCCGGCGGCGCAGATTTTCGCGCC is part of the Mycobacterium mantenii genome and encodes:
- the pyrE gene encoding orotate phosphoribosyltransferase, producing MAGPDLEELAELVRRLSVVHGRVTLSSGKEADYYVDLRRATLHHRASALIGTLMRELTSDWDYDVVGGLTLGADPVATAVMHAPGRPIDAFVVRKSAKTHGLQRLIEGSEVSGKRVLVVEDTSTTGNSALTAVRAVQGAGGEVVGVATVVDRATGAAEAIEAEGLPYRSVLGLADLGLS
- a CDS encoding SDR family NAD(P)-dependent oxidoreductase — protein: MPRPVALITGPTSGIGAGFARRYASDGYDLVLVARDVDRLTRLSAELQEHAGAVEILPADLADPAGRQRVCNRLAAGGVRVLVNNAGFGTSGDFWSADPALLQSQLDVNVTAVMHLTRAALPAMLEAGRGTVINIASVAGLVPGRGSTYSASKAWVISFSEGLAVGLQGTGVSVHAVCPGYVHTEFHDRAGIDMAKSPSFMWLEVDDVVNQSLADVARGKVISIPGLQYKAIIAAERLMPRTLMRAVTKRIGSGRGRT
- the ttfA gene encoding trehalose monomycolate transport factor TtfA; protein product: MVPLWFTLSALCFVGAGVLLYVDIDRRRGRSRRRKSWARSHGFDYERESTDILKRWKRGVMSTVGDVTAQNVVLGQIRGEAVYIFDLEEVATVIALHRKVGTNVVVDLRLKGLKEPRESDIWLLGAIGPRMVYSTNLDAARRACDRRMVTFAHTAPDSAEIMWNEQNWTLVAMPITSTRTQWDEGLRTVRQFNDLLRVLPPLPDEAPQETGAPSGPRNASPSRPLAPAGRAELPPRRPQQDVAGLMGPDLQPGRRAAEPLRREQPPPEGRPETIRRPPPSGRNGHQASNYQL
- the clpB gene encoding ATP-dependent chaperone ClpB, producing MDAFNPTTKTQAALTSALQAASAAGNPEIRPAHLLMALLTQADGIAGPLLEAVGVQPATIRTEAERLVERLPQTSGASSQPQLSRESLAAITTAQQLATEMDDEYVSTEHLLVGLATGDSDVAKLLTGHGASPQALRDGFVKVRGSARVTSPEPEATYQALEKYSTDLTARAREGKLDPVIGRDNEIRRVVQVLSRRTKNNPVLIGEPGVGKTAIVEGLAQRIVAGDVPESLRDKTVISLDMGSMVAGAKYRGEFEERLKAVLDDIKNSAGQIITFIDELHTIVGAGATGEGAMDAGNMIKPMLARGELRLVGATTLDEYRKYIEKDAALERRFQQVLVGEPSVEDTVGILRGLKDRYEVHHGVRITDSALVAAATLSDRYITARFLPDKAIDLVDEAASRLKMEIDSRPVEIDEVERLVRRLEIEEMALAKEEDEASKERLEKLRSELADQKEKLAELTTRWQNEKSAIDVVRELKEQLDTLRGESERAERDGDLAKAAELRYGRIPEVEKKLDAALPHAEARDNVMLKEEVGPDDIADVVSAWTGIPAGRMLEGETAKLLRMEDELGKRVIGQKRAVTAVSDAVRRSRAGVADPNRPTGSFMFLGPTGVGKTELAKALAEFLFDDERAMVRIDMSEYGEKHSVARLVGAPPGYIGYDQGGQLTEAVRRRPYTVILFDEIEKAHPDVFDVLLQVLDEGRLTDGQGRTVDFRNTILILTSNLGSGGSEEQVMAAVRSAFKPEFINRLDDVIIFHGLEPGELVSIVDIQLAQLQKRLAQRRLILEVSLPAKQWLAQRGFDPVYGARPLRRLVQQAIGDQLAKLLLAGDVHDGDTVPVNVSPDGDSLILG
- a CDS encoding DUF3060 domain-containing protein, which encodes MTQTTQYPNQAGADLSKPRRRVPRILWLAAVAAGLALAGLVAVGSHTDLGGDDPSTVPESGTLQVSGTGATKTLLCHDGYLSVSGKQNTITLTGHCTSVSVSGSGNHVAVDSTDAVSASGTGNVVLYHWGSPKIANAGTANIVRQG
- a CDS encoding FAD-binding oxidoreductase, whose translation is MSLEDVEALRVLRAAFAPDGSGPVDSGELVHRFYTQWFALDGSVRDLFPPEMSAQRIAFGHALHWVYGELVARRAREPVAFLAQLGRDHRKYGVLPHHYETLRRALFTTLRAHLGAAWTGAVDEAARESLNLITGVMSGAADADEGPAWWDGTVIEHMRVSRDLAVVRLQLDQPMDYHAGQYVNVHVPQCPRRWRYLSPAIPADPGGGIEFHVRLVPGGLVSTAIVNETRIGDRWRLSSPHGGLRVDRDGGDVLMVVGSTGLAPLRALIMDLCRYAVNPRIHLFFGARYRCELYDLPTLWQIASHNPWLSVSPVSEYNADPSWAVDYPDVTPPRGLHVHQIGRLPEVVTKYGGWGDRQILVCGGPAMVEATKAALIAKGTPPERIQHDPLWR
- a CDS encoding aldose 1-epimerase, yielding MHVVTLRDPSSPVVAQFVPEAGMIGTSLRDAGVELLGQRRGLDAYISDGKTMGIPILYPWANRLGGNTYTARDVTVTLTPGENGVRADPNGLPIHGVLAAYPGWRTTAETAHELTADLDFGADPRLLASFPYPHLLTLAVRLADRTLTVRTTVIATGDRVVPLCFGFHPYLQLPDVPRSEWIIETPPLRHLGLDGSGLPTGDSEPEPARREALGDKSFDDAYDEVAEGAVFAVSGGGRRIEVHFEYGYPAAQIFAPPAEDPAKAIVCFEPMTAPTDALRRGGYRCARPGEPAVTQFSLRLA